The following are encoded together in the Bacillota bacterium genome:
- the rimI gene encoding ribosomal protein S18-alanine N-acetyltransferase, with protein sequence MRLEDLPEVLDIERVSFPTPWSRQSFVNELTDNGYAHYVVALLDGRIVGYSGMWLILDEAHITNIAVHPELRGRGAGDLLLSEMERRARERGINRMTLEVRPSNTPARRLYKRHGFVERGIRKGYYADTQEDAIIMWKDDLGLGRS encoded by the coding sequence ATGCGCCTGGAGGACCTGCCCGAGGTGCTGGACATCGAGCGCGTCTCCTTCCCGACGCCCTGGTCGCGCCAGTCCTTCGTCAACGAGCTGACCGACAACGGCTACGCCCACTACGTGGTGGCGCTCCTGGACGGCCGCATCGTCGGCTACTCGGGCATGTGGCTGATCCTGGACGAGGCGCACATCACCAACATCGCCGTCCACCCCGAGCTCCGCGGCCGCGGCGCCGGCGACCTGCTCCTGAGCGAGATGGAGCGGCGCGCCCGCGAGCGCGGGATCAACCGCATGACGCTGGAGGTCCGCCCCTCCAACACCCCCGCCCGCCGGCTGTACAAGCGCCACGGCTTCGTCGAGCGCGGCATCCGCAAGGGCTACTACGCCGACACGCAAGAGGACGCGATCATCATGTGGAAGGACGACTTGGGGCTGGGGCGGAGCTAG
- the tsaB gene encoding tRNA (adenosine(37)-N6)-threonylcarbamoyltransferase complex dimerization subunit type 1 TsaB: MLALETATEALSVALLEEGRPRLELWLDAGRRHAALLTPLVDAALERLGARPADLGAVAVGLGPGSFTGLRIGAVTGRALASTLGIPALGVPTLAAMARAAGPGLVVPLLDARGGRLYTALYRVAADGTGEVSPLVDPLAESAVSWWRRLAEEAPPGPLFLTGPGLRRYAEEARTALGGRALLVPPSRWLPRASEVGALAWERLQAGEAGGPEALEPLYFGRQAVPWKERERGDAAHR; this comes from the coding sequence ATGCTGGCGCTGGAGACGGCCACGGAGGCGCTCTCGGTGGCGCTGCTCGAGGAAGGGCGCCCGCGGCTCGAGCTCTGGCTCGACGCCGGCCGGCGCCACGCCGCGCTCCTCACGCCCCTCGTCGACGCGGCGCTGGAGCGGCTGGGCGCGCGCCCCGCGGACCTGGGCGCGGTGGCGGTGGGGCTCGGCCCGGGCTCCTTCACCGGCCTCCGCATCGGCGCGGTCACCGGCCGCGCGCTCGCCTCGACGCTGGGCATCCCGGCGCTGGGCGTCCCCACCCTGGCCGCCATGGCCCGGGCCGCCGGCCCCGGGCTGGTCGTCCCGCTGCTCGACGCCCGCGGCGGCCGCCTCTACACCGCGCTCTACCGGGTGGCCGCCGACGGCACGGGCGAGGTGAGCCCCCTCGTCGACCCGCTGGCGGAGAGCGCGGTATCGTGGTGGCGGAGACTGGCGGAGGAGGCGCCCCCGGGGCCGCTCTTCCTGACCGGCCCCGGCCTGCGCCGCTACGCGGAGGAAGCGCGCACCGCCCTCGGCGGCCGCGCGCTCCTCGTGCCCCCCTCGCGCTGGCTCCCCCGCGCCAGCGAGGTCGGCGCGCTCGCCTGGGAGCGCCTCCAGGCGGGGGAGGCGGGCGGCCCGGAGGCGCTGGAGCCGCTCTACTTCGGCCGCCAGGCCGTGCCGTGGAAGGAGCGAGAACGTGGCGACGCAGCCCATCGATGA
- the tsaE gene encoding tRNA (adenosine(37)-N6)-threonylcarbamoyltransferase complex ATPase subunit type 1 TsaE, translating to MSLELGPLRLQGPGATDAVGRLLGGRAEPGFFYALSGALGAGKTTLAQGILSGAGVEAVGGSPSFLIVRTYRGRLTVYHVDLYRLGEGAAGEPLGWEEILEGEGLAVVEWAEYLRPLWPAEYLWLRLERPEGAEGYRLLRLEAAGGTYERLAREVAAAC from the coding sequence GTGAGCCTGGAGCTGGGCCCGCTGCGGCTCCAGGGGCCCGGGGCGACAGACGCCGTCGGGCGCCTCCTCGGCGGGCGGGCCGAGCCGGGCTTCTTCTACGCGCTGAGCGGCGCGCTGGGCGCCGGGAAGACCACCCTGGCGCAGGGGATCCTGTCCGGCGCGGGCGTCGAGGCGGTCGGGGGGAGTCCCAGCTTCCTGATCGTGCGCACCTACCGCGGCCGGCTGACCGTCTACCACGTGGACCTCTACCGCCTGGGCGAGGGCGCGGCCGGCGAGCCGCTCGGCTGGGAGGAGATCCTGGAGGGGGAGGGGCTGGCCGTGGTGGAGTGGGCGGAGTACCTCCGCCCGCTCTGGCCGGCCGAGTACCTCTGGCTGCGCCTGGAGCGGCCCGAGGGCGCCGAGGGCTACCGCCTGCTCCGGCTGGAGGCGGCGGGCGGAACCTACGAGCGGCTGGCGCGGGAGGTGGCGGCGGCTTGCTGA
- a CDS encoding thiamine-phosphate kinase, translated as MSPARPDGPTRLGDLGERAWIARATAIWGRAGVLGGPEVVVGSGPDDAAVVRPPRGELVLTCDLMIEGVHFTRGTLGGYDLGWKALASNLSDVAAMGAAPLYALVSLAAPPSTEIAFLEEAWRGMAELAREAGVRLVGGDTSTSPGGIFLDMCVVGSVPPGGAWRAALARPGQLLCVTGDLGGSAAGLALLQGRDRQEAGPGAQAPQLAQPEPAAAPAVPAAASATPTPPALRDPDQEAVLARHRRPRPRLAEAAALGPFGARACRDVSDGLAASAHLIAEAAGVGVEIEAEAVPVAEATRAVARRLGRDPLDWALFGGEDYELALAAAPEEVGALRAALEPLGTELTVVGRFLAEEGVWLRRAGGGRQPLGRGYEHFGGGAEP; from the coding sequence ATGAGCCCGGCGCGCCCGGACGGTCCGACCCGGCTCGGCGACCTGGGCGAGCGCGCCTGGATCGCCCGCGCCACCGCCATCTGGGGGCGGGCGGGCGTCCTGGGCGGCCCCGAGGTCGTGGTCGGCAGCGGCCCCGACGACGCGGCGGTGGTCCGGCCGCCCCGCGGCGAGCTGGTGCTCACCTGCGACCTGATGATCGAGGGCGTCCACTTCACCCGCGGTACCCTGGGCGGCTACGACCTGGGCTGGAAGGCGCTGGCCTCCAACCTGTCCGACGTGGCGGCGATGGGCGCCGCGCCGCTCTACGCCCTGGTCTCGCTGGCCGCACCGCCGTCCACCGAGATCGCCTTCCTGGAGGAAGCCTGGCGCGGCATGGCGGAGCTGGCGCGGGAGGCGGGGGTGCGCCTGGTGGGCGGCGACACCAGCACCTCGCCGGGCGGGATCTTCCTGGACATGTGCGTGGTCGGAAGCGTCCCCCCGGGCGGCGCCTGGCGCGCCGCGCTGGCGCGGCCCGGCCAGCTCCTCTGCGTGACGGGCGACCTGGGCGGGTCGGCGGCCGGCCTGGCGCTCCTCCAGGGCCGGGACCGGCAGGAAGCGGGGCCGGGCGCCCAGGCCCCGCAGCTCGCGCAGCCGGAGCCGGCGGCCGCCCCGGCGGTCCCGGCGGCCGCTTCGGCGACCCCGACCCCGCCGGCGCTCCGGGACCCCGACCAGGAAGCGGTCCTCGCCCGCCACCGCCGCCCGCGCCCGCGACTGGCCGAGGCGGCGGCCCTGGGGCCCTTCGGCGCCCGCGCCTGCCGCGACGTGAGCGACGGCCTCGCCGCCAGCGCCCACCTGATCGCCGAGGCGGCCGGCGTGGGCGTCGAGATCGAGGCCGAGGCCGTGCCCGTGGCCGAGGCCACCCGCGCCGTCGCCCGCCGCCTCGGCCGCGACCCGCTCGACTGGGCGCTCTTCGGCGGCGAGGACTACGAGCTGGCGCTGGCGGCGGCGCCGGAGGAGGTCGGGGCGCTGCGCGCGGCGCTGGAGCCGCTGGGGACGGAGCTGACCGTGGTGGGGCGCTTCCTGGCGGAGGAGGGCGTCTGGCTCCGCCGGGCGGGCGGCGGGCGCCAGCCGCTGGGGCGCGGGTACGAGCACTTCGGCGGGGGGGCGGAGCCGTGA